The following are encoded together in the Streptomyces flavofungini genome:
- a CDS encoding flavodoxin domain-containing protein, translating to MRVLVGYASEHGATRGIAERIGLRLGEYGHQVDVRRLKGRRRCAGYDAFVLGSAVHSGAWMPEAGGFLRACGAELGEHPIWLFSVSMAPAVGGWFERHAKEPKPLPQVTRALPARGHRMFAGALLPWHLPAFGRLVFRLMGGRYGDFRDWKDIDSWALDIALDLSESPEVRANRP from the coding sequence ATGCGCGTACTGGTCGGCTACGCGAGCGAGCACGGCGCCACCCGTGGCATCGCCGAACGGATCGGCCTGCGGCTCGGCGAGTACGGCCACCAGGTCGACGTCCGTCGGCTGAAGGGGAGGCGGCGGTGCGCCGGGTACGACGCCTTCGTGCTCGGCAGCGCCGTCCACAGCGGTGCCTGGATGCCCGAGGCGGGCGGATTCCTCCGTGCCTGCGGGGCCGAGCTCGGTGAGCATCCGATCTGGTTGTTCAGCGTGAGCATGGCGCCCGCGGTCGGTGGCTGGTTCGAGCGGCACGCGAAGGAGCCGAAGCCGCTCCCCCAGGTGACGCGTGCGCTTCCCGCTCGCGGGCACCGGATGTTCGCCGGGGCCCTCCTGCCCTGGCATCTGCCCGCCTTCGGCAGGCTCGTCTTCCGCCTCATGGGCGGGCGATACGGCGACTTCCGGGACTGGAAGGACATCGATTCCTGGGCGCTGGACATCGCGCTCGACCTCTCAGAATCCCCGGAGGTTCGGGCCAACCGGCCCTGA
- a CDS encoding FG-GAP and VCBS repeat-containing protein: MSLRKAHRGAWLAIGAVVLGGTGVTAGTTAYAADAAPAAPTADFDRDGTVDLVAATPRASGSRGSVTIVPGGAGGPAAGKKKTLTQSSTGVPGVSEPGDEWGAATAWGDIDGDGNTDLVIGAPGEDDTSGHKDRGAVTMLYGPKFTSGTDMQLSEDFAYSGARFGSAVAVGDFDADGKADVFAAATGTGGSWSARFAAGRETAGTVTSGDRAIAYADAASGDFNGDKYADVALTYRDAAGKGKVVWFKGTRSGLSRVSTLTVKGGRSVAAGDVTGDGRDDLVIGQPYTSESGAHAGGQVTVVPGTSSGLSSAGASTVHQASPGVVGAAEAGDALGWSVAVGDVDKDGHADVLAGAPGEDITRAGKSRTDAGTSLLFKGTASGLTGAGSLAVSQDEPDVPGSTESGDRLGSAVTLADFDGDGRADLAIGADGEDEGTGTVLQVDTDASGAPVLKSGVYYGRTQLGTPAKAHLGEALTP, translated from the coding sequence GTGAGCCTGCGAAAGGCGCACCGCGGGGCGTGGCTGGCCATCGGGGCGGTCGTCCTCGGCGGCACCGGAGTCACGGCGGGCACGACGGCGTACGCGGCCGACGCCGCGCCCGCCGCCCCCACGGCCGACTTCGACCGCGACGGCACCGTCGACCTCGTCGCGGCCACGCCGCGCGCGTCCGGGTCGAGGGGGTCGGTGACCATCGTGCCGGGGGGCGCGGGCGGCCCGGCGGCGGGGAAGAAGAAGACGCTCACGCAGTCGAGCACGGGCGTGCCCGGTGTGAGCGAGCCGGGCGACGAGTGGGGCGCGGCCACCGCCTGGGGCGACATCGACGGGGACGGCAACACGGACCTCGTGATCGGCGCGCCCGGCGAGGACGACACCTCGGGCCACAAGGACCGCGGCGCCGTGACGATGCTGTACGGCCCGAAGTTCACGTCCGGCACGGACATGCAGCTGTCCGAGGACTTCGCCTACAGCGGCGCGCGGTTCGGCTCGGCGGTCGCCGTCGGCGACTTCGACGCCGACGGCAAGGCGGACGTGTTCGCCGCGGCCACGGGCACGGGCGGCAGCTGGTCGGCGCGGTTCGCGGCGGGCCGCGAGACGGCGGGCACCGTGACGTCCGGGGACCGGGCCATCGCGTACGCGGACGCCGCGTCCGGCGACTTCAACGGCGACAAGTACGCCGACGTGGCCCTCACCTACCGCGACGCGGCCGGGAAGGGGAAGGTCGTCTGGTTCAAGGGCACCCGCTCCGGGCTCAGCCGGGTGAGCACGCTGACGGTCAAGGGCGGCCGCTCGGTCGCGGCGGGCGACGTGACCGGCGACGGCCGCGACGACCTCGTCATCGGCCAGCCCTACACCTCGGAGTCGGGCGCCCACGCGGGCGGCCAGGTGACGGTGGTGCCCGGCACGTCCTCGGGTCTCTCCTCCGCCGGCGCGTCCACGGTCCACCAGGCGAGCCCCGGTGTGGTGGGCGCGGCCGAGGCGGGCGACGCGCTCGGCTGGTCGGTGGCGGTGGGCGACGTCGACAAGGACGGGCACGCGGACGTCCTCGCGGGCGCGCCGGGCGAGGACATCACGCGCGCGGGCAAGTCCCGTACGGACGCCGGAACGTCACTGCTCTTCAAGGGCACCGCGTCCGGCCTGACGGGCGCGGGCTCCCTCGCCGTCAGCCAGGACGAGCCGGACGTACCCGGCTCCACCGAGTCCGGCGACCGGCTCGGCTCGGCCGTCACCCTCGCCGACTTCGACGGCGACGGCCGCGCGGACCTGGCGATCGGCGCGGACGGCGAGGACGAGGGCACGGGCACGGTCCTGCAGGTGGACACCGACGCCTCGGGGGCGCCGGTGCTCAAGAGCGGCGTCTACTACGGGCGTACGCAGCTCGGTACGCCCGCGAAGGCGCACTTGGGCGAGGCTCTGACGCCCTGA
- a CDS encoding RNA polymerase sigma factor produces the protein MQGEDDAELTAAVHAAQDGDETAFRTVYRSVHPRLLGYVRTLVGDLDAEDVASEAWLQIARDLDRFNGDADRFRGWAARIARNRALDHIRMRGRRPAIGGDETELTGKPGEADTAGEAIESLSTDAALALIAQLPQDQAEAVVLRVVVGLDAKSAAETLGKRPGAVRTAAHRGLKRLAELMSADDPAQGRGLGAVPPQPDPHGRAVPPSPCVTHSRTRTQKDM, from the coding sequence GTGCAGGGGGAGGACGACGCTGAGCTGACCGCCGCCGTGCATGCGGCACAGGACGGGGACGAGACCGCGTTCCGGACTGTGTACCGCTCCGTGCACCCGCGGCTGCTCGGCTACGTACGTACGCTCGTCGGCGACCTCGACGCGGAGGACGTCGCGTCCGAGGCGTGGCTCCAGATCGCCCGCGACCTCGACCGCTTCAACGGCGACGCGGACCGCTTCCGCGGCTGGGCCGCACGCATCGCCCGCAACCGCGCCCTCGACCACATCCGGATGCGCGGCCGCCGCCCCGCGATCGGCGGCGACGAGACGGAGCTGACCGGCAAGCCCGGCGAGGCCGACACCGCGGGCGAGGCGATCGAGTCCCTCTCCACCGACGCCGCGCTCGCCCTCATAGCCCAGCTCCCGCAGGACCAGGCGGAGGCCGTCGTGCTGCGGGTCGTGGTCGGCCTCGACGCCAAGAGCGCCGCCGAGACGCTGGGCAAACGCCCCGGCGCGGTCCGTACCGCGGCCCACCGCGGCCTCAAGCGCCTCGCCGAGCTGATGAGCGCCGACGACCCCGCACAGGGGCGCGGACTCGGCGCCGTACCCCCGCAGCCTGACCCGCACGGACGTGCGGTGCCACCGTCCCCGTGTGTGACGCATTCGCGTACGCGGACGCAGAAGGACATGTGA
- a CDS encoding Hsp20/alpha crystallin family protein, producing MTNMIERLPGWTPLPDLFSWVEGFTGLPGLHAVPGLHGIRIEESLTEGTYVLRAELPGVDPDKDVEISVTDGVLTLRAERAEEAGSRHHTEFRYGTFARSVRLPAGARGDDATAAYKDGVLTITVPVPDTKTGTRTIHVRHG from the coding sequence ATGACCAACATGATCGAGCGGCTGCCCGGCTGGACGCCGCTGCCCGACCTCTTCAGCTGGGTCGAGGGCTTCACGGGGTTGCCCGGCCTGCACGCGGTTCCGGGGCTGCACGGCATCCGCATCGAGGAGAGTCTCACCGAGGGGACATACGTCCTGCGGGCCGAACTCCCCGGCGTGGACCCGGACAAGGACGTCGAGATCAGCGTCACCGACGGCGTTCTCACGCTGCGTGCCGAGCGCGCCGAGGAGGCCGGGAGCAGGCACCACACTGAATTCCGTTATGGCACGTTCGCCCGCTCGGTCCGCCTGCCGGCCGGGGCCCGCGGCGACGACGCGACGGCGGCGTACAAGGACGGGGTGCTGACCATCACCGTTCCGGTCCCCGACACGAAGACGGGGACGAGGACCATCCACGTGCGTCACGGCTGA
- a CDS encoding DUF4328 domain-containing protein — protein sequence MSYTPPLMPSAPPPPSAPAPAPAPGAWLKSPVGLANATVALLGAGIAVDLFSLVAGGGVYGVVSDVLDGGYGAVTEDRLDRADTLYGVSGILQGAVMLGTVVLFLCWFHRVRVNAEVFAPDAHSKSRGWAIGGWFVPIANLWFPRRIAVDIWDASSGDRRLPGTGRENERRTLLNAWWTLWLTTGIFGQIASRQYRAAEEPEKIQQAVVSLMASDLINIAAAVVAMLFVRRLTAMQDALARSGPGRPF from the coding sequence ATGTCGTACACGCCACCGCTCATGCCCTCGGCACCGCCGCCGCCGTCCGCCCCCGCCCCCGCCCCCGCCCCCGGTGCCTGGCTGAAGTCGCCCGTGGGTCTCGCGAACGCCACGGTGGCGCTGCTCGGGGCGGGCATCGCCGTCGACCTGTTCTCGCTGGTGGCGGGTGGCGGGGTCTACGGCGTCGTGAGCGATGTGCTGGACGGGGGCTACGGCGCCGTCACCGAGGACCGCCTCGACCGGGCGGACACGCTCTACGGCGTCTCCGGGATCCTCCAGGGCGCGGTGATGCTCGGCACCGTCGTCCTCTTCCTGTGCTGGTTCCACCGGGTGCGGGTGAACGCCGAGGTGTTCGCGCCGGACGCGCACAGCAAGTCGCGGGGCTGGGCGATCGGCGGCTGGTTCGTGCCGATCGCGAACCTGTGGTTCCCGCGCCGGATCGCCGTCGACATCTGGGACGCCAGCTCCGGCGATCGCCGGCTGCCGGGCACGGGCCGGGAGAACGAGCGGCGCACCCTCCTCAACGCCTGGTGGACGCTGTGGCTGACGACCGGCATCTTCGGGCAGATCGCCTCGCGCCAGTACAGGGCCGCCGAGGAGCCCGAGAAGATCCAGCAGGCCGTCGTCTCCCTGATGGCCTCCGACCTCATCAACATCGCCGCCGCCGTCGTCGCGATGCTCTTCGTGCGCCGCCTCACCGCGATGCAGGACGCGCTGGCACGCTCGGGGCCGGGGCGGCCCTTCTGA